A single window of Paenibacillus sp. FSL H8-0537 DNA harbors:
- a CDS encoding aspartyl-phosphate phosphatase Spo0E family protein encodes MDKIILLDQLQSLRLKLHEIAEARGSLTDPDVLAISEEADQLIVALQQMQRDEMIGSSMRRKND; translated from the coding sequence ATGGACAAAATAATTCTACTCGATCAATTGCAATCGCTAAGGCTAAAGCTCCATGAGATAGCCGAAGCACGAGGTAGTCTGACAGACCCTGACGTTCTTGCGATTAGCGAGGAGGCAGATCAATTAATCGTTGCCCTTCAACAGATGCAGCGTGATGAGATGATTGGTTCTTCCATGCGCCGTAAAAACGACT